Proteins co-encoded in one Streptococcus ruminicola genomic window:
- the mfd gene encoding transcription-repair coupling factor — protein MNIIDLFSQNKLIQSWHAGVSNLGRQLIMGLSGASRALAIASAYQANEEKIVIITSTQNEVEKLASDLSSLIGEDKVYTFFADDVAAAEFIFASMDKAHSRLEALNFLQDKKQSGILITSLVGTRVLLPNPKTYSESQLNFLVGEDYNLDKVVKVLSNVGYQKVSQVLNPGEFSRRGDIVDIYEITADYPYRLEFFGDEVDGIRQFDAQTQKSLSNVEQVTIYPADELILSEEDFARASQAFERYLETAKDDQQAYLSELYAATQEQYRHQDIRRFLSLFYAKEWTLLDYIPKGTPVFFDDFQKLVDRNAKFDLEVANLLTEDLQRGKAVSSLVYFADIYKELRQYQPATFFSNFHKGLGNLKFDKLHNFTQYPMQEFFNQFPLLIDEINRYQKSKATILVQSDTPHGLERLQENLQEYGLDLPIVDANDLQEHQAQLVVGNLSNGFYFADDKIVLITEHEIYHKKVKRRIRRSNISNAERLKDYNELSKGDYVVHHVHGIGQFLGIETIEIHGVHRDYLTIQYQGSSTISLPVEQIESLSKYVSADGKEPKINKLNDGRFQKTKQKVSKQVEDIADDLLKLYAERSQLKGFAFSPDDDLQKEFDDDFAYVETEDQLRSIKEIKHDMEEEKPMDRLLVGDVGFGKTEVAMRAAFKAVKDHKQVAVLVPTTVLAQQHFTNFSERFENYPVAVDVLSRFQSKKEQTATLEKLKKGQVDIIIGTHRLLSKDVEFADLGLIIIDEEQRFGVKHKEKLKELKTKVDVLTLTATPIPRTLHMSMLGIRDLSVIETPPTNRYPVQTYVLETNPGLIREAIIREIDRGGQVFYVYNRVDTIDQKVSELQELVPEASIGFVHGQMSEIQLENTLMDFIEGVYDVLVATTIIETGVDISNVNTLFIENADHMGLSTLYQLRGRVGRSNRIAYAYLMYRPDKILTEVSEKRLDAIKGFTELGSGFKIAMRDLSIRGAGNILGASQSGFIDSVGFEMYSQLLEEAIAKKQGKSQARRKSNAEINLQIDAYLPSEYIDDERQKIEIYKRIREIESLKDYQSLQDELIDRFGEYPDQVAYLLEIGLVKSYMDNAFTELVERKDNNLLVRFEKASLQHYLTQDYFEALSKTDLKARIGENQGRIEITFNVRGKKDYEILEELQKFGSMLAEIKARKAKED, from the coding sequence ATGAATATTATCGATTTATTTAGCCAAAATAAGCTAATCCAAAGTTGGCATGCAGGCGTGTCTAATCTTGGTAGACAGCTTATTATGGGCTTGTCAGGAGCAAGTAGAGCTCTTGCTATAGCTTCAGCTTATCAAGCTAATGAAGAAAAAATAGTGATTATCACCTCAACTCAAAATGAAGTTGAAAAATTGGCTAGTGATTTATCTAGTTTGATTGGTGAGGATAAGGTTTATACGTTTTTTGCGGATGATGTTGCTGCTGCAGAATTCATTTTTGCTTCGATGGATAAAGCTCATTCTCGCTTAGAAGCTTTGAATTTTTTACAAGATAAAAAACAATCAGGTATCTTGATTACGAGTCTAGTTGGTACTCGTGTTTTGTTGCCAAATCCTAAAACTTACTCAGAAAGTCAATTGAATTTTCTTGTCGGAGAGGATTACAACCTTGACAAGGTTGTAAAGGTCTTGTCAAACGTTGGTTACCAAAAAGTTTCTCAGGTTTTGAATCCTGGCGAGTTTAGCCGACGTGGTGATATTGTCGATATCTATGAGATTACAGCAGATTATCCGTACCGCTTGGAATTCTTTGGTGATGAAGTTGATGGTATTCGTCAATTTGATGCACAGACTCAAAAATCTCTTAGTAATGTTGAACAAGTAACGATTTATCCAGCAGATGAGTTGATTTTATCAGAAGAGGACTTTGCTAGAGCTAGTCAAGCTTTTGAGAGGTATCTTGAAACTGCAAAGGATGACCAACAAGCTTATTTGAGTGAACTTTACGCAGCCACACAAGAGCAGTATAGACATCAAGATATTAGACGTTTTTTGTCTCTCTTTTATGCTAAAGAGTGGACACTTCTCGATTATATTCCAAAAGGGACACCAGTCTTCTTTGATGATTTTCAAAAGCTGGTTGACCGCAATGCTAAGTTTGATTTAGAGGTTGCTAATCTATTGACAGAAGATTTACAACGTGGTAAAGCTGTGTCAAGTTTGGTTTACTTTGCTGATATTTATAAGGAATTACGTCAATACCAACCAGCAACCTTCTTTTCAAACTTCCATAAAGGATTGGGAAATCTGAAATTTGATAAATTACACAATTTCACCCAATACCCGATGCAAGAATTCTTTAATCAATTTCCACTTTTGATTGATGAGATTAATCGTTATCAAAAATCAAAAGCTACTATTTTAGTTCAATCAGATACCCCGCACGGTTTAGAACGTCTGCAAGAGAACCTGCAAGAATATGGTTTGGATTTGCCGATAGTTGATGCAAATGATTTACAAGAACATCAAGCGCAATTAGTAGTCGGCAATTTATCAAATGGTTTTTACTTTGCTGACGATAAAATTGTTTTAATCACTGAGCACGAAATTTATCATAAAAAAGTCAAACGTCGTATTCGTCGTTCAAATATCAGCAATGCAGAACGTTTGAAAGATTACAATGAGCTTTCTAAGGGTGATTATGTGGTTCACCATGTTCACGGAATTGGTCAATTTTTAGGGATTGAAACTATTGAAATTCATGGGGTGCATCGTGACTATTTAACGATTCAATACCAAGGTTCTTCAACGATCTCTCTTCCTGTAGAACAAATTGAAAGTCTATCAAAATATGTTTCTGCTGATGGTAAAGAGCCGAAAATCAATAAGTTAAACGATGGACGTTTCCAAAAAACGAAACAAAAAGTTTCTAAACAAGTTGAAGATATTGCTGATGATTTGTTGAAACTATATGCGGAACGCAGTCAATTGAAAGGTTTTGCCTTCTCACCAGATGATGATTTACAAAAAGAGTTTGATGACGACTTTGCTTACGTAGAGACAGAAGACCAACTTCGTTCCATTAAAGAAATCAAACACGATATGGAAGAAGAAAAACCAATGGACCGACTTTTGGTTGGTGATGTTGGTTTTGGTAAAACAGAGGTTGCCATGCGTGCCGCCTTTAAGGCTGTTAAAGACCACAAACAAGTAGCCGTTCTGGTGCCGACTACTGTGCTTGCTCAGCAACACTTTACAAATTTCTCAGAGCGTTTTGAGAATTATCCTGTAGCGGTTGATGTACTTAGTCGTTTCCAAAGTAAAAAAGAGCAGACAGCCACTTTGGAAAAATTGAAAAAAGGTCAAGTTGATATTATTATCGGAACTCACCGATTGTTATCAAAAGATGTAGAGTTTGCAGATTTGGGCTTGATTATTATCGATGAAGAGCAACGTTTTGGCGTTAAACACAAAGAAAAATTAAAAGAGCTTAAGACTAAAGTTGATGTTTTAACCTTAACAGCAACTCCAATTCCTCGTACACTTCACATGTCTATGCTTGGTATCCGTGATTTATCTGTGATTGAAACACCACCGACAAATCGTTACCCTGTTCAGACTTATGTCTTGGAAACTAATCCTGGATTGATTCGCGAAGCCATTATTCGTGAAATTGATCGTGGTGGTCAAGTTTTCTACGTTTACAATCGCGTTGACACGATTGATCAAAAGGTTTCTGAGTTACAAGAATTGGTGCCTGAAGCAAGTATTGGATTTGTTCATGGTCAAATGAGTGAAATTCAGCTTGAAAACACCTTGATGGACTTTATTGAAGGTGTTTACGATGTTCTCGTTGCCACAACGATTATTGAGACAGGTGTTGATATTTCTAACGTCAATACCTTGTTCATTGAAAATGCTGACCACATGGGCTTGTCAACCTTGTATCAACTTCGTGGTCGTGTTGGTCGTTCTAATCGTATTGCCTATGCTTATCTCATGTATCGCCCAGATAAGATTTTGACCGAAGTCTCTGAAAAACGCTTAGATGCCATCAAAGGATTTACAGAGCTTGGTTCTGGGTTCAAAATTGCCATGCGTGACTTATCTATTCGTGGTGCAGGAAATATCTTAGGTGCTTCACAGAGCGGTTTTATTGATTCTGTCGGTTTTGAGATGTATTCTCAATTATTAGAAGAAGCGATTGCTAAGAAACAAGGTAAATCTCAGGCACGTCGTAAGAGTAATGCTGAGATTAACCTACAAATTGATGCTTATCTTCCAAGTGAGTACATTGATGACGAGCGTCAAAAAATTGAGATTTACAAACGTATCCGTGAAATTGAGAGCCTTAAAGATTACCAAAGTTTACAAGATGAGTTGATTGACCGTTTTGGAGAATACCCAGATCAGGTCGCTTACCTTCTTGAGATTGGTCTTGTGAAATCCTACATGGACAATGCCTTTACAGAACTTGTTGAACGTAAAGATAATAATCTTTTGGTGCGTTTTGAAAAAGCTTCGCTACAACATTATTTGACTCAAGATTATTTTGAGGCTCTTTCTAAGACAGACTTGAAAGCCCGAATCGGTGAAAACCAAGGTAGAATTGAAATTACCTTTAATGTTAGAGGTAAAAAGGACTATGAAATTTTAGAAGAACTCCAAAAATTTGGTAGCATGCTAGCTGAGATTAAAGCCAGAAAAGCTAAAGAAGACTAA
- a CDS encoding helix-turn-helix domain-containing protein: MELERRLAELRKEKNVSQEELAEKLYVSRQTISNWERGKTYPDINSLLLMANYFDVSLDHLIKGDVDIMKHQVDQSQFKKWLILGGISWFIFSVVFGTRYLFDKGQVVAILTLLVMPVAYSLFQILYIVKSRELQTYTDILNFFNPEKKVKINFFREVWFVFSLLTVTWLIFFVGVVVSTLVFY, from the coding sequence ATGGAACTTGAACGCAGATTAGCTGAATTGAGAAAAGAAAAAAATGTCTCTCAAGAAGAGCTAGCAGAAAAACTTTATGTTTCACGTCAAACAATTTCTAATTGGGAGAGAGGCAAGACTTACCCAGATATCAATTCACTTTTGTTGATGGCTAATTATTTTGATGTTTCCTTAGATCATCTAATTAAAGGAGATGTTGATATTATGAAACATCAGGTGGACCAGTCGCAATTTAAGAAATGGCTTATCCTTGGAGGAATTTCTTGGTTTATTTTTTCAGTTGTGTTTGGAACACGTTATTTATTTGATAAAGGGCAAGTAGTTGCCATTTTGACTTTATTAGTAATGCCAGTTGCTTATTCTCTTTTTCAAATATTATATATTGTAAAAAGTCGCGAACTTCAGACTTATACAGACATTCTCAATTTTTTTAATCCAGAGAAAAAGGTTAAGATAAACTTTTTTAGAGAGGTGTGGTTTGTCTTTAGTTTGTTAACTGTCACTTGGCTTATTTTCTTTGTTGGAGTTGTCGTTTCTACCCTAGTTTTTTATTAA
- a CDS encoding RNA-binding S4 domain-containing protein yields the protein MRLDKYLKVSRIIKRRPVAKEVADKGRIKVNGILAKSSTDLKINDEVEIRFGNKLLTVRVLEMKDSTKKEDATKMYEIINETRIEADGEA from the coding sequence ATGAGATTAGATAAATATTTAAAAGTATCCCGTATTATAAAACGCCGTCCAGTTGCTAAAGAAGTAGCTGATAAAGGGCGTATTAAAGTAAATGGTATCTTAGCTAAATCATCAACTGATTTAAAAATTAACGACGAAGTTGAAATTCGTTTTGGAAATAAATTACTGACAGTGCGCGTTTTGGAAATGAAAGATAGTACCAAAAAAGAAGACGCCACTAAGATGTATGAAATTATTAATGAAACAAGGATAGAAGCGGATGGAGAAGCCTAA
- a CDS encoding FtsB family cell division protein — translation MEKPNIVQLNNQYINDENTKKRYMEEENRKRNRFMGWILIVVMLLFILPTYNLVKSYQTLQERKDKVVSLQKTYDNLVVETDAEKVLANRLKDENYVEKYARAKYYLSRSGETVYPLPNLLPK, via the coding sequence ATGGAGAAGCCTAATATCGTTCAATTGAACAATCAATACATCAATGATGAAAACACCAAAAAACGTTACATGGAAGAAGAAAATCGTAAACGTAATCGTTTTATGGGATGGATTTTGATTGTTGTTATGTTGTTGTTTATTTTGCCAACTTACAACCTAGTTAAAAGTTACCAAACATTACAAGAGCGTAAAGATAAAGTTGTGTCACTTCAGAAAACTTACGACAATCTTGTTGTAGAAACAGACGCTGAAAAAGTTTTGGCAAATCGCTTAAAAGACGAGAACTATGTTGAAAAGTATGCTCGTGCAAAATATTATTTATCACGCTCAGGCGAAACGGTTTACCCATTGCCAAATCTATTACCAAAATAA
- a CDS encoding SP_0009 family protein: protein MENLIETIEKFLAYSDEKLEELAEENQKLREENHQSTKKE from the coding sequence ATGGAAAATTTAATCGAAACTATTGAAAAATTTTTAGCTTATTCTGATGAAAAGCTAGAAGAATTGGCTGAAGAAAATCAAAAATTACGAGAAGAAAATCATCAATCAACTAAAAAAGAATGA
- a CDS encoding serine hydrolase, whose amino-acid sequence MKRLFAVMLIPFLLTSLSVVSTEKNVELSNADKYQLTAGVAASTTYFDALPSNPVLAQTSDVYKDSNLTVASRTIAANSQLDIDRILINDNSQPVFELSDGNYIEASHQLIYDDVILSQETVSKNYWLKDDFQVYQTPYVVGTQEVKTDLNAYSAVTVSQKATTYHGTYYKVDGKGWISSDSLSDTDNRMEKVQQVLNQKYNKSNYSIYVKQLSTQETAGINSDTTMYAASVAKLATLYYVEEKIQDGSVKMDDKLKYTADVNTFAKAYNPSGSGKISKTADDKDYSVEDLLKAVCQNSDNVATNILGYYIAKQYGDYFTSDISAITNTNFDMKSREMSSKTAADLMEAIYQQNGDIISYLSSTAFDNARISRDINVQVAHKIGDAYDYRHDVAIVYANQPFILSIFTDKASYDDISNIANDVYNILK is encoded by the coding sequence ATGAAAAGATTATTCGCAGTGATGCTAATACCATTTTTATTGACTTCTCTTTCTGTTGTTAGTACTGAAAAAAATGTAGAATTAAGTAACGCTGATAAATATCAATTAACTGCTGGTGTCGCGGCATCGACAACTTACTTTGATGCTTTACCATCAAATCCTGTCCTTGCCCAAACCAGTGATGTTTATAAAGATAGTAATTTGACGGTTGCTTCAAGAACAATTGCTGCTAACAGCCAATTAGATATTGATAGAATTCTAATCAATGATAATTCACAACCAGTATTTGAGTTATCTGATGGTAATTATATTGAAGCTAGTCATCAATTAATTTATGATGATGTCATTCTTAGTCAGGAAACAGTTTCAAAAAATTATTGGTTAAAGGATGATTTTCAAGTTTATCAAACACCATATGTTGTTGGAACTCAAGAAGTAAAAACAGATTTAAACGCTTATTCAGCAGTTACCGTTTCTCAAAAAGCGACAACTTATCATGGAACTTATTATAAAGTTGATGGTAAAGGATGGATTAGTAGTGATTCTCTTTCTGATACAGATAACCGTATGGAAAAAGTGCAGCAGGTTCTTAATCAGAAATATAATAAAAGTAACTACTCAATTTACGTTAAACAACTATCAACACAAGAAACAGCAGGGATTAATTCTGATACGACAATGTATGCAGCTAGTGTTGCTAAGCTAGCGACCCTTTACTACGTTGAAGAAAAAATTCAAGATGGCAGTGTTAAAATGGACGATAAGTTAAAATATACTGCCGATGTTAATACTTTTGCTAAAGCTTACAATCCAAGCGGTAGCGGAAAAATTAGCAAAACTGCTGATGACAAAGATTACAGCGTTGAAGATTTATTAAAAGCTGTTTGTCAGAATTCTGATAACGTTGCAACCAATATTTTAGGCTATTATATTGCCAAACAATATGGTGATTATTTCACATCAGATATTAGTGCTATAACTAATACAAATTTCGATATGAAGTCACGTGAAATGTCATCTAAAACTGCCGCTGATTTAATGGAAGCTATCTATCAGCAAAATGGAGATATCATTTCGTATTTATCATCAACTGCTTTTGATAATGCACGTATCTCTAGAGATATTAATGTTCAGGTAGCTCATAAAATCGGTGATGCTTATGATTACAGACACGATGTTGCTATCGTTTATGCTAATCAACCGTTCATCTTGTCAATTTTTACAGATAAAGCTTCTTATGACGATATTTCAAATATCGCTAATGACGTTTACAACATTTTGAAATAA
- the tilS gene encoding tRNA lysidine(34) synthetase TilS, with amino-acid sequence MYDKLVKEIQKQAYFTKHKKVLIAVSGGVDSMNLLHFLYIYRKKLDIEIAIAHVNHKQRIESDTEEAYLREWAENHQVPIHVAYFSGTFSEKAARDFRYSFFKEMMNEHHYTALVTAHHADDQAETIFMRLLRGSRLRHLSGMQPVNAFGNGELIRPLLTYSKRDLPDIFHFEDDTNRSLNFLRNRIRNRYFPILEEENPKFKQALRYLGHESQQLFQAFQDLTQGIDTTNCSQFLSQTPSVQTVLFQNYLENFPDLQVSHGQFEEMLHLLRNKSNATYHVKSDYWLIKDYKTFQIKKISPKTDGELVQKMLEYNSIVNYGQYRFQFAGKDREGIAVYSLHPILLRRRQEGDRIDFGDFSKKLRRLFIDEKIPSQERANAIIGEQDGKIIFVQVADKTYLRKPSKHDIMEGKLYIEKIRNR; translated from the coding sequence ATGTATGATAAATTAGTAAAAGAAATTCAAAAACAGGCATATTTTACCAAACATAAAAAAGTTTTAATAGCTGTCTCAGGTGGAGTAGATTCTATGAATCTGCTACACTTTTTGTATATATATCGAAAAAAATTAGACATAGAGATTGCTATTGCTCATGTCAATCATAAACAGCGTATTGAGTCAGATACTGAGGAAGCTTATTTACGCGAGTGGGCAGAAAACCATCAGGTACCAATTCACGTTGCTTATTTTTCGGGGACTTTTTCTGAAAAAGCTGCGCGTGATTTTCGTTACAGCTTTTTTAAAGAGATGATGAATGAGCACCATTATACAGCTCTTGTAACGGCTCACCATGCAGATGATCAAGCTGAAACTATTTTTATGCGTCTTTTACGTGGTAGTCGCTTGCGTCATTTATCTGGAATGCAACCAGTTAATGCATTTGGTAACGGTGAGTTGATTCGTCCTTTATTGACTTATTCGAAGAGGGATTTACCTGATATCTTCCACTTTGAGGATGATACCAATCGCTCTTTAAATTTTTTGAGAAATCGTATTAGGAATCGTTATTTTCCAATTTTAGAGGAAGAAAATCCTAAATTTAAACAAGCTCTCCGCTATCTTGGTCATGAAAGCCAACAACTCTTTCAAGCATTCCAAGATTTAACACAAGGTATTGATACGACAAACTGTTCTCAATTTTTGTCTCAGACACCATCAGTTCAGACTGTGCTATTTCAGAATTATCTTGAAAATTTTCCTGATTTACAAGTGTCTCATGGGCAGTTTGAAGAGATGTTGCACCTCTTAAGAAATAAATCAAATGCTACTTATCACGTGAAGTCAGATTATTGGTTGATTAAAGACTATAAAACATTCCAAATTAAAAAAATCAGCCCTAAGACCGATGGGGAACTAGTTCAAAAGATGCTAGAATATAACAGCATAGTCAATTATGGTCAGTATCGATTTCAATTTGCTGGCAAAGATAGGGAAGGCATAGCCGTTTACAGTTTACATCCTATTCTTTTAAGACGGAGACAGGAAGGGGACCGTATTGATTTTGGAGATTTTTCGAAAAAATTGCGCAGGCTTTTTATTGATGAAAAAATTCCAAGTCAGGAACGTGCAAATGCCATTATCGGCGAACAGGATGGAAAAATAATTTTTGTCCAGGTTGCTGATAAAACTTATTTGAGAAAACCCTCTAAACATGATATAATGGAGGGCAAATTGTATATTGAAAAAATTAGAAATAGGTGA
- the hpt gene encoding hypoxanthine phosphoribosyltransferase: protein MLEQDIEKVLYSEEEIIAKTKELGAQLTKDYEGKNPLLIGVLKGSVPFMAELIKHIDTHVEIDFMVVSSYHGGVKSSGEVKILKDVDTNIEGRDVVFIEDIIDTGRTLKYLRDMFKYRKANSVKIATLFDKPEGRVVDIDADYVCYDVPNEFIVGFGLDYAERYRNLPYVGVLKEEIYSK, encoded by the coding sequence ATGCTTGAACAAGATATTGAAAAAGTGTTGTATTCTGAAGAGGAGATTATTGCCAAAACCAAAGAATTAGGCGCACAACTTACAAAAGACTATGAAGGTAAAAATCCTCTATTAATTGGTGTTTTGAAAGGTTCTGTTCCTTTTATGGCGGAATTAATCAAACATATCGATACACATGTCGAAATTGATTTTATGGTTGTCTCTAGCTACCACGGTGGAGTGAAAAGTAGTGGTGAGGTGAAAATCCTTAAAGACGTTGATACGAATATTGAAGGTCGTGATGTTGTCTTTATCGAAGATATCATCGACACTGGACGTACTCTAAAATATCTTCGTGATATGTTTAAATACCGTAAAGCAAATTCAGTAAAAATCGCAACCCTTTTTGATAAACCAGAAGGTCGTGTTGTTGACATCGACGCTGATTATGTTTGCTATGATGTTCCAAATGAATTTATCGTAGGGTTTGGTCTTGACTATGCTGAACGTTACCGTAATTTACCATATGTTGGTGTTTTGAAAGAAGAAATCTATTCAAAATAG
- the ftsH gene encoding ATP-dependent zinc metalloprotease FtsH, with amino-acid sequence MKNNKNNGFVKNSFIYILVIIAAITAFQYYLRGTSTQSQQINYSTLVKQLKAGDIKSITYQPNGSIIEVSGKYSKPKKTKSSASLPFLEGSNSTSVTEFTSIILPSDSSIDTLTKAADDADVDVNIKQESSSGAWLSLALTYLPLILVIVFFFMMMNQGGNGARGAMSFGKNRAKSQNKGDVKVRFSDVAGAEEEKQELVEVVDFLKNPKKYKALGARIPAGVLLEGPPGTGKTLLAKAVAGEAGVPFFSISGSDFVEMFVGVGASRVRSLFEDAKKAERAIIFIDEIDAVGRRRGAGMGGGNDEREQTLNQLLIEMDGFEGNENIIVIAATNRSDVLDPALLRPGRFDRKILVGSPDVKGREAILRVHAKNKPLAEDVNLKVVAQQTPGFVGADLENVLNEAALVAARRNKTKIDASDIDEAEDRVIAGPSKKDRTISQREREMVAYHEAGHTIVGLVLSSARVVHKVTIVPRGRAGGYMIALPKEDQMLHSKSDLKEQLAGLMGGRVAEEIIFNAQTTGASNDFEQATQLARAMVTEYGMSEKLGPVQYEGNHAIMAGQVSPEKSYSPQTAQMIDDEVRALLNEARNKAADIINNNRETHKLIAEALLKYETLDAAQIKSIYETGKVPEELENDTEEAHALSYDEVKEKMDDSEE; translated from the coding sequence ATGAAAAATAACAAAAATAATGGCTTTGTCAAAAATTCCTTTATTTATATTCTTGTCATTATTGCGGCCATTACCGCATTTCAATATTATTTGAGAGGAACAAGTACACAAAGTCAACAAATTAATTACTCGACTTTAGTTAAGCAACTTAAAGCGGGTGATATTAAATCGATTACTTACCAGCCAAACGGTAGCATTATTGAAGTAAGTGGTAAGTATTCGAAACCTAAAAAAACAAAATCAAGTGCCTCTCTTCCTTTCCTAGAAGGAAGTAACTCAACATCAGTTACTGAGTTTACATCAATTATTTTACCAAGTGATTCTTCTATTGATACACTTACTAAAGCGGCAGATGATGCAGATGTTGATGTAAATATCAAACAAGAAAGTTCAAGCGGTGCTTGGCTATCTTTGGCATTAACTTATCTTCCACTTATCCTAGTAATTGTCTTCTTCTTCATGATGATGAATCAAGGTGGTAATGGTGCACGTGGTGCGATGAGTTTTGGTAAGAATCGTGCTAAGTCACAAAATAAAGGTGATGTTAAAGTAAGATTCTCAGATGTTGCTGGAGCAGAGGAAGAAAAACAAGAACTTGTTGAAGTTGTTGATTTCTTGAAAAATCCTAAGAAATATAAAGCACTTGGTGCTCGTATTCCAGCCGGAGTCCTTCTTGAAGGCCCTCCAGGAACAGGTAAAACATTACTTGCGAAAGCTGTCGCTGGTGAAGCTGGCGTCCCATTCTTCTCAATTTCAGGTTCTGATTTTGTTGAAATGTTTGTGGGTGTCGGTGCGAGTCGTGTTCGATCACTCTTTGAGGATGCTAAGAAAGCTGAACGTGCGATTATCTTTATCGATGAAATCGATGCTGTTGGTCGCAGACGTGGTGCTGGTATGGGTGGCGGAAATGATGAACGTGAACAAACTCTTAACCAACTCCTTATTGAAATGGATGGTTTTGAAGGAAACGAAAACATCATTGTTATTGCCGCAACTAACCGTAGTGATGTCTTAGACCCTGCTCTTTTGCGTCCAGGACGTTTTGACCGTAAGATTCTTGTAGGAAGTCCAGACGTTAAAGGACGTGAAGCTATTCTTCGAGTACATGCTAAAAACAAACCATTGGCAGAAGATGTTAACTTAAAAGTTGTTGCACAACAAACCCCTGGATTTGTCGGTGCTGATCTTGAAAATGTTTTGAATGAAGCTGCCTTGGTTGCTGCACGTCGCAATAAAACAAAAATTGATGCTTCAGATATTGATGAAGCTGAAGATAGAGTTATTGCAGGTCCTTCTAAGAAAGACCGTACTATTTCACAACGTGAACGTGAAATGGTTGCTTACCATGAAGCTGGACACACAATCGTTGGTTTAGTGCTCTCAAGTGCTCGCGTTGTCCATAAAGTCACAATTGTCCCTCGTGGACGTGCTGGTGGATACATGATTGCTCTTCCGAAAGAAGATCAAATGTTACACTCTAAGTCTGATCTTAAAGAACAGTTAGCTGGTTTGATGGGTGGACGTGTTGCAGAAGAAATCATTTTTAATGCTCAAACAACTGGTGCATCAAATGACTTCGAACAAGCAACTCAATTAGCTCGTGCAATGGTAACTGAATATGGTATGAGTGAAAAACTAGGTCCAGTCCAATATGAAGGTAATCATGCTATTATGGCAGGTCAAGTTTCACCAGAAAAATCATACTCACCTCAAACAGCACAAATGATTGATGATGAAGTTCGCGCGCTTCTAAATGAAGCACGTAATAAAGCGGCTGATATTATTAATAATAATCGTGAAACTCATAAACTTATTGCTGAAGCACTTCTTAAATATGAAACACTTGATGCTGCACAAATTAAATCTATCTATGAAACAGGTAAAGTTCCTGAAGAATTAGAAAATGATACAGAAGAAGCACATGCTCTTTCATATGATGAAGTCAAAGAAAAAATGGATGATTCTGAAGAATAA
- the mreC gene encoding rod shape-determining protein MreC, producing the protein MVSSVTSPIRSVVARVDSVVSAPFRSLDSLNEDIHDLFDTYSENKKLKKKVAELENQSEVIDSLKSENDQLNSAINVSSSITTQFSATGKVIVRSPVSWYDSLTVKLGKNNNVAKKMLALSNGGLIGVVTDVSSTTSSIALLANGSDFSIPVKISTASGDVFGILESYDSDKKCFVVSNLNSSTDINENDSVVTSGLDGDTVANIAVGSVSSVKNSSENLERVVYVAPAADFSDISYVTIVGD; encoded by the coding sequence ATTGTTTCTAGTGTTACTTCTCCAATTCGGAGTGTTGTTGCCAGAGTGGACTCTGTTGTTTCTGCTCCTTTTAGGTCTTTAGATTCTCTTAATGAGGATATCCACGATCTTTTTGATACTTATTCTGAAAATAAAAAATTGAAGAAAAAAGTTGCAGAGCTTGAAAATCAAAGTGAAGTGATTGATTCTTTAAAATCTGAAAATGATCAATTAAATAGTGCTATTAATGTATCATCATCTATTACTACTCAGTTTTCTGCTACAGGAAAAGTTATTGTTAGAAGCCCAGTTTCTTGGTATGATTCTTTGACTGTTAAGTTAGGAAAAAATAATAATGTTGCTAAAAAGATGCTTGCTTTGTCAAATGGGGGACTTATTGGTGTAGTCACTGACGTTTCTTCAACTACTTCAAGTATTGCACTTTTAGCAAATGGTTCTGATTTTAGTATTCCTGTTAAAATTTCAACTGCTTCAGGTGATGTTTTTGGAATTTTAGAATCTTATGATTCAGATAAGAAATGTTTTGTTGTTTCGAATCTAAATTCTTCTACTGATATTAATGAAAATGATAGTGTTGTGACAAGTGGACTTGATGGTGATACTGTTGCAAATATAGCTGTTGGTTCTGTTTCAAGTGTGAAGAATAGTTCAGAGAACTTAGAACGTGTTGTTTATGTAGCACCTGCAGCTGATTTTTCTGATATTTCATATGTAACAATAGTTGGTGATTAA